The genome window TTGGCCTGCTCCAGCACCGGGATCTGCTTGTCGAACAGCTCGCCCGCCAGGACCTCCGCCTGCTTGAGCGCGAAGCGGAAATCGATGTAGGCGTCCATGATCGCGTCCTCGCGGCTGAGCTGCTCCTTCGTGTCCTTCGCCACGTCGCGGTAGAGGTCGACGATCTTCTCGAACCGCGCCGACGGCGTCCCCCGCCGGATCCGCATCCACAGGTTCTGCACCTTCTCGCCAAGACCGATCTTGCCGTCGTCGAGCTGGGAGATCAGGGTCTTCGAGTCCTCCCGGATCGAGTCGAACATCTGCGTGATGTCGAGATACCGGTTCCCGATCGTGATGTTCTCCACGTTGTCCCGCACCAGGGCGTTGAACGTGCTCATGTGCCGGATCACATCCCCGATGGCGATGACCCGGGCCTCGTCGAGCGCCTTCACCCGGTCCAGGAGCGAGATCAACTCCTGCGGCACTTCGTCCCGGCGGCCGATCCCCAGCGACTGCAGCGTCCCGAGCGCCCGGTCGAGATACTTGTGAAGACCGGTCGTATCGGCCTCGCCGACGGCGGTGGGAACCTTGGGGGACGTTGTGGCCGGAACGCTGGACGAGGTCATGGTGTCTCCTCGGAAGAAAGATCGGAGTTCGGAACGCGAACGGAAAGTTCGTGCGAACGGATCAGTCGATGACGCTGAGTGACGGGATCATCGCCGAAGGAGACCGGGAAGGGATGGGTCGAGAGGTCCCTCGGCCCGGGCATTATCCTGCGGCGGACGAAAACACTTCAACCATCGCCACGCCGTCTCGCAGTGAAGACGCCGCGGGAATCGCCGACAGCGAGCAAAAAGACCGGCCCGGAAAAAGAAAGAACCCGCGTCCGTTTCACGAACGCGGGTTACTTATCTGAAGCGAGGCGGACGGGACTCGAACCCGCAACCTCTGGATCGACAGTCCAGTGCTCTAACCAATTGAGCTACCGCCCCAGTTCCCTTGCGGGAAGCCCGAAAGATATCGGCAATCGGTCCCCCGTCAAGTAACCGGATTTTCGCTTTTCCTGAACACGCTGGCGAGAGCGGCTATCTGGCGTAACTGCTTGGCCGCCAAGGAGCCGCGATCGGCGGGGTGGCGGCGCGGAGTTTCTCCACCCCGCATTTCCCCTGAGCCTCGCCTCTCACAAGTCCTTACGGGTTCACGCGGTTTCGATCGCCCCCCTCGACCAGGACGGACGGTCCTGCCGATTCTTCCGGCCGGGGACGGACGAGGAGGCTGTCGACACGGCAGTCCGATGAGTTCTGCAGCCGGACCCGCGTCGCCTCGCAATCGAGGAGCGAGCAGTCCGACACCTGGCACCACTGGCAGTCCTCCAGCACGATCGCTCCGTCCGGAGACCGGACCGCCGCCAGATGACAGCCGTCGATCAGACAGTCGCGGCAGCCCCGCAGCCGGATCATGTTGCTGCTGACTTCGTCCTTGTAATCCGGGTTGCGGTCGATCAGGTTGGCCGACATCACGACGTTGGACGACCCGACCGCCAGCACGCCGGCGTCGTAGCACTCCATGAACGTGTTGCCGGTGATGCTCACCCCCCGGGCGTACTGCAGGTCGATCCCGACCGCCACGTCACTGAAGACATTGTTCGCGATCGAAAGGTTCCCCACTTTCATCGGTTCCGCCTTCCGGCCGACGAGCCGGATGTTGGCCGAGCCGGGAGCGTCGTGGTCGTGCTGGATCGTGCAGCCGACAATCGCCCCCTCGCGGACCGAGCCGGTCGTGACGTCGAACAGGACGTTCGAGGCCGGGGGACCGTCGAGCGACTGGTTGGCCTCGATGTCGCACGTTCCGATCTGGATGTTCCGGATCTCGCTATCCTGGAGGACGATCCCCCCCTGCCGGTTGTAGCTGACATGCGAGCCGACGATGTTGATCTGATGCAGGTTGACGCCGTCGAGATAGATCCCGACGCCGCGGTTGTCGTAGATGTGGCAGTCCGAGATCTGGACGTTGCGGTTCCGCTTGATGATGTGGATCCCGTGCAGACAGTTCCGGACCGCGACCCGCGTCACGGTCGGCTGCATCGCGCCGTCGATCTCGATCCCGCAGGCCTCGGCGTGCTGGCCGTAGATCTCGAGGCCGTCGACGAGCGGCATCCGCTGGCCGTCCCATACGCCGGGCTTCAGCGACTTGGGATCGGCGGTCCCGCCGTGCGTCCCAACGATCCGGATCGCCGGTCCCGGTCCCGCCATGAGGATCCGGGTCGATCCGCTGCCGACGATGGCGAACGGGCCGGTCTTCTCCAGCCGGATTTCGAGCGGTCGCGTGAGCCGTAGAGTGCCGCCTGGGAGGTCCAGCCGTCCCTTGGCGGAATCGATCGCCGCCTGAAGCGCGGCGGTGTCGTCCCGGCTGGCCTCCGCGGCTTCCTTGGGGACCTGACCTTGGGCGGGCCACTGGGCCGAAACGACCATCAATAGGACCAGGATCGCCCCGGCCAACGACGCTGCTTTCATGAAAGACCTCTCGGAGAATGGCGCGAGGCGACTATCGCAGCCCCGAAGAAGCGGCACAACCGACGGACGAGGCGGCGCCGTCAGCGTCCGCTCGGCAGGGCGTCGAGCCGGCTGGTGCAGCGGAAGCCGAGGCAGCGGCCGCGGGCGTCGGGGTTGCGGCCGCGGCGGTAGGAGCTGCGGCACAGGTCGGCCGGGCCGACCCAGCTTCCGCCCCGTTCGCTCCGGATTCCGGTCGAGTGTCGGTTCACAGCGTTCGGCGCCGAGGCGTCGGGCTGCTGGTAGAAGCCGGGGTCGTACCAGTCGAGGCACCACTGCCAGACGTTTCCCGCCATGTGGTGCAGGCCAAACTTCGACATCCCGAGACGTTCGTGAACGGCGGCCATGGGGAGTGTGTCGGCGGCGTAGGTGACGCCCGGTTGATGCGCGGCGGACCGCATGGGGGGAGCGAGGTCGGCCGGTTCCTCGCCGGGGAATGTCCGATGGATCGCCCCGCGGGCGGCGTATTCCCATTGGGCTTCCGAGGGGAGGGATGGCTCCCGGGTGCGGTACTCGGTCCAGGAGCGGCCGTTGGCCCACAGGGAGTAGGCCGCGGCGCCGTACCACGAGACGAGGATCATCGGGAAGGTCGCCACTCCGGAAAGCGGACGCCACTCCCCGTTGACCTGCTCGATCAGCATGTGCTCCTCACGGTCATCGTCCGGTTCGAGGAGGACCAGATCGCGGAGGGATCCTGCCGTGGGATGGATCGAGTTCAGAAAGCGGCAGTAGGCAGTCGTGGAGACCGGCTCGGCGTCGATCGCGAATGCGTCGAGCCGCGTGCGGTGAAGCGGTCGTTCGTCAGCGCGGCCTTCGGGATGGCGGCTGCCGATCTCGACGTCGGCCGCCGGCAGGAGCACGCACCGCATTCCGTCGGAGCGGCGACGGAACTGCGGGGGCGACAGCGGTCCGGGGATTCGCTCGAACAGCGGCTGATCGGCGGGATGCGATTCCAGCGTCCACCGGCCGCCGAGTTGCGTGAACGGAACCGCCGGAGCCGAGGCGGGCTGCTGGATCCGGCCGCCCCAGCCGTCGCGATCCGGTCGACCGGTCCCCCATTGGAACGAGACGATCTCGGCGATGTCGCTCACCCGGAACGGCGATCGTGTGAAGACACCCTTGTAGACGGAGTTCGGAGGCTCGTCGGGGATCGTGATATCGAAACCGACTTCGATCGCCATCGTCAGCTCGAACCAGTCGAGGCTGTCGGCGTGGAGGTCTTCGATGACACGGCTCGCGGGGGTGATCTCGTGTCGCGGGATCGAAAGCGTCTTCGAGGCGATGTCGCAGATCCGATTTTGGATCTCATCGAGCGACATGGGCGGGGTGGGACTCATCGACGCTCCTTTCGAGGCACGCAACGTGAGCCGCCCGGCGCGTGATCAGATCTGAAACACCTGGGAGGCGGTCCCGCCGTTGGGGAGCCGGATCGCGCCGGAGCCGCCGTCCCACACGGGGGCGAAGCGGAACAGGTCCTGTTCGGCGCAGCGGTCGACGTCCCGGTCGAAGCCCAGCTCCAGGAGGTTGGTCCCGCCGCGGCTTTCGCGAAGGACCTTCCGGATCTGCTCCGGTGAACCGCCCTGGGCGGCGGCAAACTCACGGGCCATGATCGTGCTGGCGTCGTCCGCGAGCGAAAACCCTCCCGAGGCGACGAGATCTCCCGCGACCGCCCCGGCGAAGAGGCAGTCTTCGGCCGTGATGATTCCGTCGGTCCCGGCGCAGAGGAGATGAACGTCGCTGCCGCCGGCGACCAGCGCGTTCACGATGGCGCGGCGGTTGACGAAGGCTCCGATGAAGATCCGCTGCGCTTCGCGAGCGGCGGCGAGGGCTCGGGTGCCGTTCGTGGTCGTGAACAGGATCGTCTGGCCGCGGACGGTCGCTTCGTCATAGCTGAACGGCGAGTTGTCGAGGTCGAAGCCTTCGATCTTGACGCCGTGCCGCTCGCCGCCGGTAAGGACGTTTTCGTTCGGAAGTCCTTTCTTCAGGACCCGCAACCGGTCGACGGACTCGACCGGGATCACCTGCCGGGCGCCGGCCGCCAGGGCGTGGATGATCGTCGTCGAGGCCCGGAGCACGTCGATAACCACGACCGAGGAGCGGTGGAACGCCTCGACGCCCCCCGGGGCTGCTCCAAGCACGGGCTGGAGCAGAGTTGGCAGAAAATGGACATGAACGCTGGGCATCGTCAGATCTCCGGGGTGGCCTCACTGTAGCGGGGATCCGACGGCGAACGGGAGGCGGCCGCTTCTGATCCGTGTTTATCTGTGTTCATCTGTGGCTTGTCAAAGAAGGAGTTCAGCCACAGATCAACACAGATGGACACAGATCCGATTCGTTGGCCCCGCCGGACAGACTCGCCCGCCGGGCTTTGGAATTCTATTCTCCATCCCCGTTTCGACCGACGCTCCCCCTACCTCCGTTCCCGCCTGATGCCTGAGTATCCCCAACGCGAACTCCTCCCCATGGATCCGCAGATCCGCGACATCCAGCCTGGAGGGGGCGTGATCATCCGGCTGGAGCAGCTGTGGGGGTACGTCCGCCGCGGCTGGCTGAAGACCTTCCGTCGCGGTTACGTCGAGCAGATGCGGTTCCTTCGCAAGGGGGACCGGAACGTCTGCCCGCATGACGTGCTCGACCCGCGGGACATCAAGTTCTATCGCAACCAGGGGGGCTACTACTGGGAGCCCAAGGACGATCCGTTCGCGTGGCGGGACCATCTCCCGTTCGCCCGGTCGGGCCTGGCGGAACTGCTTGTCTTCGACACGCTGGCGTTCGGCTACGCGCTCCTCATGGCGCTGATCGCCCTTCGCTATCCGCTGGCGGGGTGGGTGACCGCGGTCCTGTGGCTGCTGGTCGCGACGTTCGTCGTGATCGGCGGACTCATCACCTGGTTCTTCCGCAACCCGCGCCGCCGCATCCCGGATGCTCCAGGGAACGTCGTCTCGCCGGCCGACGGCAAGGTCGTGCTGATTGAAGAGATCGCGCACGATCCGGACATCGGCGGGCCGGCGATCCAGATCGGGATCTTCCTCTCGATCTTCAACGTTCACATCAACCGCGTCCCGACGGCGACGCGGGTCATCGGCCTGCGGTATCGGGCGGGGAAGTTCCTGAACGCCCTGCGGCCGGAGTCGGCGCGGGAGAATGAGCAGGTCGCCGTGATCCTGCAGGAGACCGCCGCTCCTTATCGTCCGATGGTGGTCCGGCAGATCACGGGGGCGATCGCCCGCCGGATCGTTTGCTGGATCAAGCCGGGCGACACCCTCGTGAGCGGCGAGCAGTTCGGGATGATCAAGCTCGGCTCGCGGACGGAACTGGTGATCCCCAAGGAAGAGGGGCTGGAGATCGTCACCCGCCTGGGCGACAAGATCCAGGCCGGCTCGACGCTCCTGGCGCGGTATGGTGGGCAGGGGCCCAAGGCCTAGAGCCCATGGACGGAACGACGGGACATTGCTGGATCCTGAATCCTCACTCCGAGATCCTCTCCCCATGTCGCAGACCTTCACCGACGTCCCCTGCACGGTCTGCGGATGCGTCTGTGACGACCTGTCGGTGTCGGTCGAGAACAACACGATCGGGGTGATCGAGCGGGCCTGCGATCTGGCCAGGCCGTGGTTCGATGCGCTCCGCGCGGCGCCGCCCGCCGTGCCGGCGATCGAGGGGCGGCCCGTCGAGTATGCGGAGGCGCTGGCGGCGGCTGGGGACGTCTTGAAGCGGAGCCGGGCTCCGCTCGTCTACGGTCTCTCGCGGAGCTCGACCCCTGGGCAGCGGGCGGCGGTTGCGCTTGCCGAACGGCTGGGGGGGACGATCGACACGACCGCCTCGATCTGTCACGGGCCGTCGATTGTCGCCATTCAGCAGGCGGGGGAGTCGACCTGTTCGCTGGGGGAAGTCCGGCAGCGGGCGGATCTCGTGATCTTCTGGGGGGCCGATCCCGCGCGGAGCCATCCGCGGCACTTTGAACGTTACTCGGCCGAGCCCTCCAGCGAGTTCCTGCCGGGGGGGCGGGCCGATCGGCACATCGTCGTCATCGATCGGCCGGAGGCAGACAATGCCTCGGTCTCGCATGCCGATGAGTTCCTGGCGGTCGCGGAAGAGCGGGACTTTGAAGTCATTACGGCGCTGCGGCTGCTGGTTCGCGGCGAGACAGTCGCGGAAGCCGATGTCCGGGGCGTCGATCTCGGGCAGCTCGTTGCGCTCGCGGAGCGGATGAAGGCTTGTCGGTACGGGGTTGTTTTCTTTGGGCTGGGGCTGGCTCAGAGTCATCTGGGGCATGCGACGGTCGATGCGCTGTTGCGGCTGGTGGCGGAGCTGAATGCCCACACGCGGTTCGCCGCCCGGCGGCTGCGTATTCCGGGGGATGTGTCGGGGGCGGACAGTGTGCTCTGCTGGCAGACGGGGTTTCCGTTTGCGGTCGATTTCTCGCGGGGATATCCGCGGTACAATCCGGGGGAGTATTCGGCCAATGAACGTCTCGAACGGGGCGAGGTCGATGCCTGTGTGCTGGTCGGGACCGAGAGCCTGAAGTGGTTCTCGCCCGCGGCGCGGGAGGCTCTTCTTCAGATCCCGACGATTGTTCTCGACTATCCGCATGCGGAGACGCCGCTGGTTCCGACGGTCAAGTTTGTGACCGCGGTGTACGGGATTCATGCGGAGGGGACGGTCTACCGGATGGATGAGGTGCCGCTGCCGTTGCGGCGGCTCTGCGATGCTCCGTATCCGACGGATGAGCAGGTGCTGGGGGATCTGGAGCGGGCGATGGCGGCTGCCGTGTAGCTCGGACAGCGCACTCGCCGGCACGACACGGTTATGGGGGCACAGAGTGTGTTGTGCACCCGCTTGGGCCGAGAATCGGAGCCATCGGCACAATCCAAGGCCCACGCCAACGGCGTGAAACATCCTAGCCTGGGGCAACGCCCCAGGTTCACCGCGGGTAGGATCGACCAGCCCTGAAGGGGCGCAACCACAACCGGCGCTGTTGCGCCCCTTCAGGGCTTGGAACCGTCGCGGCCGCCATTCCTGGGGCGTTGCCCCAGGCTAGGGTGTTCAACGCTTTCAGCGTTCAGAAAGCCCGCTCAGTCGCTTCGGACACCGTCCTTCTCTCGGCTCTCCGCATCTCCGCGATTTGCAGATCTCTTTCGTCCCTGACGGGACTGCTCGGTCGCAGCGTGGCGTTGCCCCCCCTTGAAAGGGTGGGCTATTTTCGGCCGTCCCTGGCGGGACTTCCGGGGCTCGATCTCGGTCGACAGCCCGTTCGCGAACACTGCGGGTTGGTGTGGGGGCATCCGGCACGTCGTCCGCGCTTAGACAAGTGCTCCTTCAGAAAGAGCCCTACGAGACGGGCCTCCGGCGGGCAAGAGGGCGTTGTCCCCTTGCATCCCCCACCAGGGTGCCCCTGGACCCGGTGGGTGGCGCCGCCTCTGTACGGTGGCGATTGTCTTTGCCACACTCCTGGTCCAGGGAGGTTTCTATGTTTCTGGTTCGCATTCTCGTCATCTTGGCGTTCGCTGTCGCTGCCCGCGCGGACCAGCCCGGCCTCGCCACACCCGATCCCGTTCGGGCCTTCGGTTACCTGAAACAGGTCTGCGACCTCGGCCCCCGCATCAGCGGTTCCGCCGCGATGGAGAAGCAGCAGGAACTCCTCCGAAAGCACTTCACCGACCTGGGAGCTCAGGTCGCGGCTCAGGAGTTCGACGTCCGGCATCCCGAGACCGGTCTGCCGGTCCGGATGCGAAACCTGATCGTCTCGTGGCAGCCGGAGGCCAAGCGGCGGGCCCTGATCGGGTGTCATTACGACACGCGGCCCTTTCCGGATCAGGAGACGCTCCCGCAGTACCGCCGCGAAGTGTTTCTTGGGGCGAATGACGGCGCGTCCGGCGTGGCTCTCTTGATGGAGATGGCCCATTTCATGAAGGACCGTCCGACGCCGCTGGGGATCGACTTTGTGTTCTTTGACGGGGAGGAGTTGGTCTACAACAACATGCGGGACCGGTACTTCCACGGGTCGGAGTTCTTTGCGGGGCAGTACCGGAACAATCCGCCGCCGTACCGGTATGTGGCGGGGGTGCTGGTCGACATGATTGGCGACAAGGACCTGGAGATTTACATCGAGAAGTTCAGTGCTCGCTACGCGCCGCAGGTGACGGAGAGTTTGTTTCAGGTGGCCAAGGAATTGAAGGTGAAGGAGTTCGTGGCGCGGAAGCGGCATGAGGTGCGGGACGATCACATTCCGCTGAATGAGATTGCGAGGATTCCGACGTGTGACCTGATCGATTTTGATTATCGGTACTGGCACACGCGGAATGATTTGCCGGCGGCGTGTTCGGGGGAATCGTTGTCGAAGGTGGGGCGGGTGCTGTTGGCCTGGATGGACCGCTACAAGTAACTGGCCCTTTCACCGGGTCCAGGGGCACCCTGGTCAGGGGGTGCAGGGGGCAGAATGCCCCTTGCCCGCCGGAGGCCTGGCCGTCGAGAGACGTCAGAAGGAGTAAGTGTCCAAGCGCGGACACCGTGCCGGATGCCCCCACCTCAACCCGCGGGGATTGCAGGGCGAGCGGTGAGTCCTCAGCGCCGGTTTCACAAAGGGGGCGTCCGTTGCTTACAACGGTTCCTCATGGAAATGCCTCCGGCGGCAAGGGGGTGAGACCCCCTTGACCCCAGCGGCCGTCGCACGTTGGGTTTGAGCGAGCAGAGTCGTGCCGGCAAGAACCCGGTTCTACTACGGCTTCTCGGCCGTACCGCAAACACAAACCATCTGCCCACAACCCGGACAACCACGGCCATACTTCTCCAGCACCGCCTGCTGAAGATCAATCTTCGCCACATTGGCAATCGTCGCCAGCCAAGCCAGCACATCCGCGAACTCGTACGCCAGCTCTTCCTTCGTCCCGCTCCGCAGCGCCGCGGCCAGCTCACCGACCTCTTCCATCAGCCACATGAACGTCCCATCAACCCCCCGCGCCTCATCCTTGCGGGAGTACATCGTGTCGATCAGGGACTGAAGGTCCCGCAGGCTGAAGTTCTCGGGAGCGGACACGGTCGGAATTCCATTCGTTGTGGCGATGAGCCGTGATCTGGGTGAGAGGACGTCGGCGGGCGCGTCAGGGATGCGGGCGGGAGCCACCGCCGCGGCTCAGCGGGAGCTTCGCCCTCCCGCGAGGGATCACTTCCAGGAGTCGATGGCGGCGCCGTACTTCGCCCGCAGCTTGCGGCGGACCGATTCGCGATCGGCATCGATCATCGCCCATACGCTCTCCCGCTCGGACTGGCCCGCCAGGACCGCCTGGGCCTGCTTCTCGCGGACTTCCCGCAGATTCGAAGTCGTGTTCACGACGTCCGGCTGGTAACCGACACTCCACCACCCCGCGCTGACGTAGCCCGGCTGGTAGTGCACGTCCCACGTCACGCTGTTCTGGAGCGTATCGACCTGCAGCTTGGTCCCCCGCAGCGACGCGCCGAGCGCCCGCAGACGGGTGGAGAGCGTCTGGCCGTAATTGACGAGCATCGGATCGACGCCGGTCGTGGAGGTCCGCTCGATCTTCTTGGCGTAGTTCTCACACCACGAGGCGACCTTCGCCGCGTCGGACGCCTTCTTGGCCGATCCCTGGAGATCGTTCAGGATCTTTTCGAGATCGACAAAGTAGTCCCGATCCGGATTCTTCTTGGCGACATCCTTCCGCCCCCCCTGCGGCGACGTGATGAGCGTCATGATCCGCCGCAGGCCGAAGTCGGAAAGCTCGGCCCGCAGGACGACGGAGTTCCCCTCCGTGCTGACAAGCGCGCCGGCGACTTCGTCGAGGCTGGTCCCCATGTCGTCCAGGAACTCGGCGAAGACGTCGCGGACCAGCGTCGCTTCCGCGCCGACCGGCTGGTCGAAGTCGAGGGCGACTTCCCACTGGATCGTCTCGTCGATCGTCACCTGGCTCCGGACCCCCTGGAGGCCGCGGAACAGCATTTCCATCGTCTGGACGTCGGTCGGGCTCTTCCCCTGCAGCCCCTTGGCCCCTTCGATCCGGTAGCGGATGAACGACGGCTCAAACAGGTCGCGGCAGTCCATCGCCAGCACGACATGCCCGCGGGTCTGCTTCAGCGCGGCGTCGAGATAACCGACGAGGTCGGCGGTCTTCTTCGAGCGGACTCGGTCGATCCAGTTGCCGACGTCCTGCCGCGAGGCGGGGGCGTAGATCCCGAGGAGCTTCGGCTCCAGGCCGACGAAGTAGGAGTTCCGGTTCGTCATGATGACCGGCACGCCCCGCAGCATTTCGGCCGTCCCCTTCTCC of Planctomyces sp. SH-PL14 contains these proteins:
- a CDS encoding right-handed parallel beta-helix repeat-containing protein codes for the protein MKAASLAGAILVLLMVVSAQWPAQGQVPKEAAEASRDDTAALQAAIDSAKGRLDLPGGTLRLTRPLEIRLEKTGPFAIVGSGSTRILMAGPGPAIRIVGTHGGTADPKSLKPGVWDGQRMPLVDGLEIYGQHAEACGIEIDGAMQPTVTRVAVRNCLHGIHIIKRNRNVQISDCHIYDNRGVGIYLDGVNLHQINIVGSHVSYNRQGGIVLQDSEIRNIQIGTCDIEANQSLDGPPASNVLFDVTTGSVREGAIVGCTIQHDHDAPGSANIRLVGRKAEPMKVGNLSIANNVFSDVAVGIDLQYARGVSITGNTFMECYDAGVLAVGSSNVVMSANLIDRNPDYKDEVSSNMIRLRGCRDCLIDGCHLAAVRSPDGAIVLEDCQWCQVSDCSLLDCEATRVRLQNSSDCRVDSLLVRPRPEESAGPSVLVEGGDRNRVNP
- a CDS encoding SUMF1/EgtB/PvdO family nonheme iron enzyme, with protein sequence MSPTPPMSLDEIQNRICDIASKTLSIPRHEITPASRVIEDLHADSLDWFELTMAIEVGFDITIPDEPPNSVYKGVFTRSPFRVSDIAEIVSFQWGTGRPDRDGWGGRIQQPASAPAVPFTQLGGRWTLESHPADQPLFERIPGPLSPPQFRRRSDGMRCVLLPAADVEIGSRHPEGRADERPLHRTRLDAFAIDAEPVSTTAYCRFLNSIHPTAGSLRDLVLLEPDDDREEHMLIEQVNGEWRPLSGVATFPMILVSWYGAAAYSLWANGRSWTEYRTREPSLPSEAQWEYAARGAIHRTFPGEEPADLAPPMRSAAHQPGVTYAADTLPMAAVHERLGMSKFGLHHMAGNVWQWCLDWYDPGFYQQPDASAPNAVNRHSTGIRSERGGSWVGPADLCRSSYRRGRNPDARGRCLGFRCTSRLDALPSGR
- a CDS encoding 2-phosphosulfolactate phosphatase — its product is MPSVHVHFLPTLLQPVLGAAPGGVEAFHRSSVVVIDVLRASTTIIHALAAGARQVIPVESVDRLRVLKKGLPNENVLTGGERHGVKIEGFDLDNSPFSYDEATVRGQTILFTTTNGTRALAAAREAQRIFIGAFVNRRAIVNALVAGGSDVHLLCAGTDGIITAEDCLFAGAVAGDLVASGGFSLADDASTIMAREFAAAQGGSPEQIRKVLRESRGGTNLLELGFDRDVDRCAEQDLFRFAPVWDGGSGAIRLPNGGTASQVFQI
- a CDS encoding phosphatidylserine decarboxylase family protein, giving the protein MDPQIRDIQPGGGVIIRLEQLWGYVRRGWLKTFRRGYVEQMRFLRKGDRNVCPHDVLDPRDIKFYRNQGGYYWEPKDDPFAWRDHLPFARSGLAELLVFDTLAFGYALLMALIALRYPLAGWVTAVLWLLVATFVVIGGLITWFFRNPRRRIPDAPGNVVSPADGKVVLIEEIAHDPDIGGPAIQIGIFLSIFNVHINRVPTATRVIGLRYRAGKFLNALRPESARENEQVAVILQETAAPYRPMVVRQITGAIARRIVCWIKPGDTLVSGEQFGMIKLGSRTELVIPKEEGLEIVTRLGDKIQAGSTLLARYGGQGPKA
- a CDS encoding formylmethanofuran dehydrogenase subunit B, coding for MSQTFTDVPCTVCGCVCDDLSVSVENNTIGVIERACDLARPWFDALRAAPPAVPAIEGRPVEYAEALAAAGDVLKRSRAPLVYGLSRSSTPGQRAAVALAERLGGTIDTTASICHGPSIVAIQQAGESTCSLGEVRQRADLVIFWGADPARSHPRHFERYSAEPSSEFLPGGRADRHIVVIDRPEADNASVSHADEFLAVAEERDFEVITALRLLVRGETVAEADVRGVDLGQLVALAERMKACRYGVVFFGLGLAQSHLGHATVDALLRLVAELNAHTRFAARRLRIPGDVSGADSVLCWQTGFPFAVDFSRGYPRYNPGEYSANERLERGEVDACVLVGTESLKWFSPAAREALLQIPTIVLDYPHAETPLVPTVKFVTAVYGIHAEGTVYRMDEVPLPLRRLCDAPYPTDEQVLGDLERAMAAAV
- a CDS encoding M28 family peptidase yields the protein MFLVRILVILAFAVAARADQPGLATPDPVRAFGYLKQVCDLGPRISGSAAMEKQQELLRKHFTDLGAQVAAQEFDVRHPETGLPVRMRNLIVSWQPEAKRRALIGCHYDTRPFPDQETLPQYRREVFLGANDGASGVALLMEMAHFMKDRPTPLGIDFVFFDGEELVYNNMRDRYFHGSEFFAGQYRNNPPPYRYVAGVLVDMIGDKDLEIYIEKFSARYAPQVTESLFQVAKELKVKEFVARKRHEVRDDHIPLNEIARIPTCDLIDFDYRYWHTRNDLPAACSGESLSKVGRVLLAWMDRYK
- a CDS encoding MazG nucleotide pyrophosphohydrolase domain-containing protein, with translation MYSRKDEARGVDGTFMWLMEEVGELAAALRSGTKEELAYEFADVLAWLATIANVAKIDLQQAVLEKYGRGCPGCGQMVCVCGTAEKP